Proteins encoded within one genomic window of Arachis ipaensis cultivar K30076 chromosome B08, Araip1.1, whole genome shotgun sequence:
- the LOC107614337 gene encoding zinc finger BED domain-containing protein RICESLEEPER 2-like isoform X2: MPFLFWGFFCSKVVWLSFGQVLTVISQKSHSQRLTKHQSKMTENSNIEAAGMSASTQPSSPPSGVRKNRSAVWDHFDVENATEKKAKCKYCGSLIQYRNGTSSMGGHLRRCKQNPNNDSNKRRKTMTTPTIDERGVLNSPSASKFDQEEARRALVEMFIGEELPFRFIESPKFQKFVHALQARFKVPSRTTLARDIGALYAEEKMKLQDFLSANYGRKG; this comes from the exons ATGCCAtttttattttggggttttttttgCAGCAAAGTTGTGTGGTTATCCTTTGGTCAAGTGTTGACGGTGATTTCTCAGA AGAGCCATTCGCAGAGGCTCACCAAGCACCAG AGCAAGATGACTGAAAACAGTAATATTGAAGCAGCAGGGATGTCTGCTAGCACTCAACCATCTTCTCCACCGTCAGGTGTTCGTAAGAATCGGTCAGCTGTCTGGGATCATTTTGATGTGGAGAATGCTACCGAGAAGAAGGCTAAATGCAAATATTGTGGTAGCTTAATACAATATAGGAATGGAACCAGCTCAATGGGTGGTCATTTGAGAAGATGCAAGCAAAATCCTAATAATGATtcgaacaaaagaagaaaaacaatgaCCACACCGACTATAGATGAGCGTGGTGTTTTAAATTCACCCAGTGCTTCCAAATTTGACCAAGAGGAGGCTCGAAGGGCACTTGTGGAAATGTTTATTGGGGAAGAGCTACCATTTCGCTTCATTGAAAGCCCGAAATTCCAAAAATTTGTGCATGCCCTACAAGCAAGATTCAAAGTTCCTTCACGGACTACATTAGCACGTGACATTGGAGCTCTTTATGCTGAAGAGAAGATGAAGTTGCAAGATTTTCTTTCGGCAAATTATGGTAGA AAAGGATGA
- the LOC107614337 gene encoding zinc finger BED domain-containing protein RICESLEEPER 2-like isoform X3 — MPFLFWGFFCSKVVWLSFGQVLTVISQKSHSQRLTKHQSKMTENSNIEAAGMSASTQPSSPPSGVRKNRSAVWDHFDVENATEKKAKCKYCGSLIQYRNGTSSMGGHLRRCKQNPNNDSNKRRKTMTTPTIDERGVLNSPSASKFDQEEARRALVEMFIGEELPFRFIESPKFQKFVHALQARFKVPSRTTLARDIGALYAEEKMKLQDFLSANYGR; from the exons ATGCCAtttttattttggggttttttttgCAGCAAAGTTGTGTGGTTATCCTTTGGTCAAGTGTTGACGGTGATTTCTCAGA AGAGCCATTCGCAGAGGCTCACCAAGCACCAG AGCAAGATGACTGAAAACAGTAATATTGAAGCAGCAGGGATGTCTGCTAGCACTCAACCATCTTCTCCACCGTCAGGTGTTCGTAAGAATCGGTCAGCTGTCTGGGATCATTTTGATGTGGAGAATGCTACCGAGAAGAAGGCTAAATGCAAATATTGTGGTAGCTTAATACAATATAGGAATGGAACCAGCTCAATGGGTGGTCATTTGAGAAGATGCAAGCAAAATCCTAATAATGATtcgaacaaaagaagaaaaacaatgaCCACACCGACTATAGATGAGCGTGGTGTTTTAAATTCACCCAGTGCTTCCAAATTTGACCAAGAGGAGGCTCGAAGGGCACTTGTGGAAATGTTTATTGGGGAAGAGCTACCATTTCGCTTCATTGAAAGCCCGAAATTCCAAAAATTTGTGCATGCCCTACAAGCAAGATTCAAAGTTCCTTCACGGACTACATTAGCACGTGACATTGGAGCTCTTTATGCTGAAGAGAAGATGAAGTTGCAAGATTTTCTTTCGGCAAATTATGGTAGA TGA
- the LOC107614337 gene encoding zinc finger BED domain-containing protein DAYSLEEPER-like isoform X4 — protein sequence MTENSNIEAAGMSASTQPSSPPSGVRKNRSAVWDHFDVENATEKKAKCKYCGSLIQYRNGTSSMGGHLRRCKQNPNNDSNKRRKTMTTPTIDERGVLNSPSASKFDQEEARRALVEMFIGEELPFRFIESPKFQKFVHALQARFKVPSRTTLARDIGALYAEEKMKLQDFLSANYGRVCLTTDTWTLIQNFTYMSLTAHFVDLDWKLHKKNT from the coding sequence ATGACTGAAAACAGTAATATTGAAGCAGCAGGGATGTCTGCTAGCACTCAACCATCTTCTCCACCGTCAGGTGTTCGTAAGAATCGGTCAGCTGTCTGGGATCATTTTGATGTGGAGAATGCTACCGAGAAGAAGGCTAAATGCAAATATTGTGGTAGCTTAATACAATATAGGAATGGAACCAGCTCAATGGGTGGTCATTTGAGAAGATGCAAGCAAAATCCTAATAATGATtcgaacaaaagaagaaaaacaatgaCCACACCGACTATAGATGAGCGTGGTGTTTTAAATTCACCCAGTGCTTCCAAATTTGACCAAGAGGAGGCTCGAAGGGCACTTGTGGAAATGTTTATTGGGGAAGAGCTACCATTTCGCTTCATTGAAAGCCCGAAATTCCAAAAATTTGTGCATGCCCTACAAGCAAGATTCAAAGTTCCTTCACGGACTACATTAGCACGTGACATTGGAGCTCTTTATGCTGAAGAGAAGATGAAGTTGCAAGATTTTCTTTCGGCAAATTATGGTAGAGTATGTCTAACCACTGACACTTGgactttaattcaaaattttacttATATGAGTTTGACAGCACACTTTGTTGATTTGGATTggaaattacataaaaaaaatacttaa
- the LOC107614337 gene encoding zinc finger BED domain-containing protein DAYSLEEPER-like isoform X1 has product MPFLFWGFFCSKVVWLSFGQVLTVISQKSHSQRLTKHQSKMTENSNIEAAGMSASTQPSSPPSGVRKNRSAVWDHFDVENATEKKAKCKYCGSLIQYRNGTSSMGGHLRRCKQNPNNDSNKRRKTMTTPTIDERGVLNSPSASKFDQEEARRALVEMFIGEELPFRFIESPKFQKFVHALQARFKVPSRTTLARDIGALYAEEKMKLQDFLSANYGRVCLTTDTWTLIQNFTYMSLTAHFVDLDWKLHKKNT; this is encoded by the exons ATGCCAtttttattttggggttttttttgCAGCAAAGTTGTGTGGTTATCCTTTGGTCAAGTGTTGACGGTGATTTCTCAGA AGAGCCATTCGCAGAGGCTCACCAAGCACCAG AGCAAGATGACTGAAAACAGTAATATTGAAGCAGCAGGGATGTCTGCTAGCACTCAACCATCTTCTCCACCGTCAGGTGTTCGTAAGAATCGGTCAGCTGTCTGGGATCATTTTGATGTGGAGAATGCTACCGAGAAGAAGGCTAAATGCAAATATTGTGGTAGCTTAATACAATATAGGAATGGAACCAGCTCAATGGGTGGTCATTTGAGAAGATGCAAGCAAAATCCTAATAATGATtcgaacaaaagaagaaaaacaatgaCCACACCGACTATAGATGAGCGTGGTGTTTTAAATTCACCCAGTGCTTCCAAATTTGACCAAGAGGAGGCTCGAAGGGCACTTGTGGAAATGTTTATTGGGGAAGAGCTACCATTTCGCTTCATTGAAAGCCCGAAATTCCAAAAATTTGTGCATGCCCTACAAGCAAGATTCAAAGTTCCTTCACGGACTACATTAGCACGTGACATTGGAGCTCTTTATGCTGAAGAGAAGATGAAGTTGCAAGATTTTCTTTCGGCAAATTATGGTAGAGTATGTCTAACCACTGACACTTGgactttaattcaaaattttacttATATGAGTTTGACAGCACACTTTGTTGATTTGGATTggaaattacataaaaaaaatacttaa